A genomic segment from Zonotrichia albicollis isolate bZonAlb1 chromosome 19, bZonAlb1.hap1, whole genome shotgun sequence encodes:
- the FAAP100 gene encoding Fanconi anemia core complex-associated protein 100 isoform X1 — MSLGYKECDLDGSGGRGGGTGGLTLMFGRGLLVGLGPRVSLGGEEAVGDRGLQGCVSTHYPPLGGPGSAPHTLDAPSPRPQAGTMAQVGHRVDYLAGFCCPVGGLVAGKPRVLCHENEIYLSNGTEFVYVYDQEGKVLKAVFRCPDQVWHVELLPQPRQLYILCAHSGIYCVSLEQQSRLMEQTDGDGQESNGPSGVFPVEADACIFPDASLSMFTLLSTFVITLAQDEGKWWMRLHELPRPEQDGPPYRQVSQVEFCPGSPPGDGAGDAPPSCFLPVLCCAAAPGTQGLWCSGGFVLEEPLFSLLFGIDVAMLESPMILCGFPDGQLCSVPLKALSSSPAADGCRDVSTPAPPVKILHHLEEPIVFIGALRTGRRGHDDDDDDNDDDTDTEAPAGEPGCDCVVAVGHYGKMVAVKADQREEATVPELREYYLRGPILCAACGSGSRMYYSTHSDISAVDLDWAGDSSDPEDTESGAGVLPPVLSPASLSICSVVALSLSSRASEGESELLALSAKGRLVSCGLCSPEEPDVELTPAEIGRRIKELLSGIGDTSERVSFLKKAVDQRNRALASLNQVMNVSAALLSSQEGHKPIACTVTANWSCLLLQDTVTISCLLENCSEYSLEEGWTLCVQLLASPCALEEESMDSATTFTFPIDQLLPGNKRELTLPLGPAADTKLDLPLTISCALYYSLRDILGSGSDSSEDLDDFLPDDSPLLSPDREGICLPLSQCTIDMLQCLRFGSSPPGPSAPPAPSDPVETFLKVSREQTEPEEGKSPAEESLPPSAASIRVSSELLKSALKTSETDVPLCCATLRWLLAENPGAEALSTEVASVCGTAPDGAHVQLLVTEVAMNDLSPAGPIQAVEILMESPSLAHMCRTHHAVIRRIQALVLEQAAQGSGPPDLRMQYLRQIQANHEMLLKEAQTLRDQPSPGGEGAEGSATATEKLLNIYRQLRNPSLVLL; from the exons ATGAGTCTGGGGTACAAGGAGTGTGATCTGGATGGGTCTGGGGGCCGTGGAGGTGGGACTGGGGGGCTGACGTTGATGTTTGggagggggctgcttgtggggCTGGGCCCGAGGGTCTCATTGGGGGGAGAAGAGGCTGTGGGGGAcaggggtctgcagggctgtgtcagcaCACATTACCCACCGCTCGGGGGTCCCGGCTCAGCCCCTCACACCCTTGATGCCCCCTCCCCACGCCCCCAGGCCGGCACCATGGCGCAGGTGGGGCACAGGGTGGATTACCTGGCCGGATTCTGCTGCCCGGTGGGGGGGCTGGTGGCGGGCAAGCCGCGGGTGCTGTGCCACGAGAACGAGATCTACCTCTCCAACGGCACCGAGTTCGTCTACGTGTACGACCAGGAGGGCAAAGTGCTCAAG gctgtgttCCGCTGCCCCGACCAGGTGTGGCAcgtggagctgctgccccagccccggcaGCTCTACATCCTGTGTGCCCACAGCGGGATCTACTGCGTgtctctggagcagcagagcag GTTAATGGAGCAGACGGACGGCGACGGCCAAGAAAGCAACGGCCCCTCCGGCGTCTTCCCGGTGGAAGCGGACGCCTGCATCTTCCCCGACGCCAGCCTGAGCATGTTCACCCTGCTCAGCACCTTCGTCATCACGCTGGCCCAGGACGAGGGCAAGTGGTGGATGCGGCTGCACGAGCTGCCGCGCCCGGAGCAGGACGGGCCCCCGTACCGGCAGGTCAGCCAGGTGGAGTTCTGCCCCGGGAGCCCTCCCGGGGACGGTGCGGGGGATGCGCCGCCCTCCTGCTTCctgcccgtgctgtgctgcgcGGCCGCGCCCGGCACCCAGGGGCTCTGGTGCTCGGGGGGCTTCGTGCTGGAGGAGCCCCTCTTCAGCCTCCTCTTCGGCATCGACGTGGCCATGCTGGAGTCGCCCATGATCCTGTGCGGCTTCCCGGACGGGCAGCTCTGCTCCGTGCCCCTCAAAGCCCTCAGCTCCTCGCCCGCCGCCGACGGCTGCCGCGACGTGTCCACGCCGGCGCCGCCCGTGAAGATCCTGCACCACCTGGAGGAGCCCATCGTGTTCATCGGGGCGCTGCGCACCGGGCGGCGTGGACACGATGACGACGACGACGACAACGACGACGACACCGACACCGAGGCGCCCGCGGGCGAGCCCGGCTGTGACTGCGTGGTGGCCGTGGGCCACTACGGGAAGATGGTGGCGGTGAAGGCGGATCAGCGGGAGGAGGCCACGGTGCCCGAGCTCAGGGAGTATTACCTGCGGGGCCCCATCCTGTGTGCGGCCTGCGGCAGCGGCTCCCGCATGTACTACAGCACCCACTCCGACATCTCCGCCGTGGACCTGGACTGGGCGGGCGACTCCTCGGACCCCGAGGACACGGAGAGCGGCGCCGGCGTGCTGCCCCCCGTGCTGTCCCCGGCCAGCCTGAGTATCTGTAGCGTGGTGGCGCTTTCCTTGTCCTCCCGGGCCTCGGAAG GGGAGTCGGAGCTGTTGGCCCTGTCGGCCAAGGGCCGCCTCGTGTCCTGTGGGCTGTGCAGCCCCGAGGAGCCGGACGTGGAGCTGACCCCAGCTGAGATCGGCCGGAGGATCAAGGAGCTGCTGTCGGGGATTGGGGACACCTCAGAGAG AGTGTCCTTCCTGAAGAAAGCTGTGGACCAGAGGAACCGAGCCCTGGCCAGCCTGAACCAGGTGATGAACGTGAGCGCGGCGCTGCTCTCCAGCCAGGAGGGCCACAAGCCCATCGCCTGCACCGTCACTGCCAACtggagctgcctcctgctccaggaCACCGTCACCATCTCCTGCTTGCTGGAGAACTGCAGCGAgtacagcctggaggagggcTGGACCCTCtgtgtccagctcctggccagccCCTGTGCCTTAGAGGAGGAATCCATGGATTCGGCCACCACCTTCACCTTCCCCATTGaccagctgctccctggcaaCAAGCGGGAGCTGACGCTGCCCCTCGGCCCCGCTGCCGACACCAAGCTGGACCTGCCTCTGACCATCTCCTGTGCCCTCTACTACAGTTTGAGGGATAttttgggcagtggctccgACTCCTCCGAGGACCTGGATGACTTCCTGCCCGACGACTCGCCCCTGCTGTCCCCGGACAGGGAAGGCATCTGCCTGCCCCTCAGCCAATGCACCATTGACATGCTCCAGTGCCTCCGTTTCGGGAGCAGCCCCCCCGGGCCCAGCGCCCCCCCTGCCCCCTCAGACCCTGTGGAGACCTTCCTCAAAGTGTCCCGGGAACAGACTGAGCCCGAGGAGGGGAAAAGCCCGGCAGAGGAGAGCCTGCCCCCCTCGGCAGCGTCCATCCGGGTGTCCTCGGAGCTGCTGAAAAGCGCTCTCAAAACCTCGGAAACAG ATGTCCCACTTTGCTGTGCCACCCTGCGCTGGCTGCTGGCTGAGAACCCCGGGGCCGAGGCGCTGAGCACGGAGGTGGCATCGGTGTGTGGCACGGCACCCGACGGTGCCCACGTCCAGCTGCTCGTCACAGAG GTGGCCATGAATGACCTGAGCCCTGCAGGTCCCATCCAGGCTGTGGAGATCCTGATGGAGAGCCCATCCCTGGCCCACATGTGCAGGACACACCACGCCGTCATCCGGCGCATACAG gcgCTGGTGCTGGAGCAGGCGGCGCAGGGCTCGGGCCCCCCCGACCTCCGCATGCAGTACCTGCGTCAGATCCAGGCCAACCACGAG ATGCTGCTGAAGGAGGCGCAGACCCTCCGGGACCAGCCCAGCCCGGGCGGGGagggggctgagggctctgccacGGCCACCGAGAAGCTCCTGAACATCTACCGGCAGCTGCGGAACCCCAGCCTGGTCCTGCTGTGA
- the FAAP100 gene encoding Fanconi anemia core complex-associated protein 100 isoform X2, translating to MAQVGHRVDYLAGFCCPVGGLVAGKPRVLCHENEIYLSNGTEFVYVYDQEGKVLKAVFRCPDQVWHVELLPQPRQLYILCAHSGIYCVSLEQQSRLMEQTDGDGQESNGPSGVFPVEADACIFPDASLSMFTLLSTFVITLAQDEGKWWMRLHELPRPEQDGPPYRQVSQVEFCPGSPPGDGAGDAPPSCFLPVLCCAAAPGTQGLWCSGGFVLEEPLFSLLFGIDVAMLESPMILCGFPDGQLCSVPLKALSSSPAADGCRDVSTPAPPVKILHHLEEPIVFIGALRTGRRGHDDDDDDNDDDTDTEAPAGEPGCDCVVAVGHYGKMVAVKADQREEATVPELREYYLRGPILCAACGSGSRMYYSTHSDISAVDLDWAGDSSDPEDTESGAGVLPPVLSPASLSICSVVALSLSSRASEGESELLALSAKGRLVSCGLCSPEEPDVELTPAEIGRRIKELLSGIGDTSERVSFLKKAVDQRNRALASLNQVMNVSAALLSSQEGHKPIACTVTANWSCLLLQDTVTISCLLENCSEYSLEEGWTLCVQLLASPCALEEESMDSATTFTFPIDQLLPGNKRELTLPLGPAADTKLDLPLTISCALYYSLRDILGSGSDSSEDLDDFLPDDSPLLSPDREGICLPLSQCTIDMLQCLRFGSSPPGPSAPPAPSDPVETFLKVSREQTEPEEGKSPAEESLPPSAASIRVSSELLKSALKTSETDVPLCCATLRWLLAENPGAEALSTEVASVCGTAPDGAHVQLLVTEVAMNDLSPAGPIQAVEILMESPSLAHMCRTHHAVIRRIQALVLEQAAQGSGPPDLRMQYLRQIQANHEMLLKEAQTLRDQPSPGGEGAEGSATATEKLLNIYRQLRNPSLVLL from the exons ATGGCGCAGGTGGGGCACAGGGTGGATTACCTGGCCGGATTCTGCTGCCCGGTGGGGGGGCTGGTGGCGGGCAAGCCGCGGGTGCTGTGCCACGAGAACGAGATCTACCTCTCCAACGGCACCGAGTTCGTCTACGTGTACGACCAGGAGGGCAAAGTGCTCAAG gctgtgttCCGCTGCCCCGACCAGGTGTGGCAcgtggagctgctgccccagccccggcaGCTCTACATCCTGTGTGCCCACAGCGGGATCTACTGCGTgtctctggagcagcagagcag GTTAATGGAGCAGACGGACGGCGACGGCCAAGAAAGCAACGGCCCCTCCGGCGTCTTCCCGGTGGAAGCGGACGCCTGCATCTTCCCCGACGCCAGCCTGAGCATGTTCACCCTGCTCAGCACCTTCGTCATCACGCTGGCCCAGGACGAGGGCAAGTGGTGGATGCGGCTGCACGAGCTGCCGCGCCCGGAGCAGGACGGGCCCCCGTACCGGCAGGTCAGCCAGGTGGAGTTCTGCCCCGGGAGCCCTCCCGGGGACGGTGCGGGGGATGCGCCGCCCTCCTGCTTCctgcccgtgctgtgctgcgcGGCCGCGCCCGGCACCCAGGGGCTCTGGTGCTCGGGGGGCTTCGTGCTGGAGGAGCCCCTCTTCAGCCTCCTCTTCGGCATCGACGTGGCCATGCTGGAGTCGCCCATGATCCTGTGCGGCTTCCCGGACGGGCAGCTCTGCTCCGTGCCCCTCAAAGCCCTCAGCTCCTCGCCCGCCGCCGACGGCTGCCGCGACGTGTCCACGCCGGCGCCGCCCGTGAAGATCCTGCACCACCTGGAGGAGCCCATCGTGTTCATCGGGGCGCTGCGCACCGGGCGGCGTGGACACGATGACGACGACGACGACAACGACGACGACACCGACACCGAGGCGCCCGCGGGCGAGCCCGGCTGTGACTGCGTGGTGGCCGTGGGCCACTACGGGAAGATGGTGGCGGTGAAGGCGGATCAGCGGGAGGAGGCCACGGTGCCCGAGCTCAGGGAGTATTACCTGCGGGGCCCCATCCTGTGTGCGGCCTGCGGCAGCGGCTCCCGCATGTACTACAGCACCCACTCCGACATCTCCGCCGTGGACCTGGACTGGGCGGGCGACTCCTCGGACCCCGAGGACACGGAGAGCGGCGCCGGCGTGCTGCCCCCCGTGCTGTCCCCGGCCAGCCTGAGTATCTGTAGCGTGGTGGCGCTTTCCTTGTCCTCCCGGGCCTCGGAAG GGGAGTCGGAGCTGTTGGCCCTGTCGGCCAAGGGCCGCCTCGTGTCCTGTGGGCTGTGCAGCCCCGAGGAGCCGGACGTGGAGCTGACCCCAGCTGAGATCGGCCGGAGGATCAAGGAGCTGCTGTCGGGGATTGGGGACACCTCAGAGAG AGTGTCCTTCCTGAAGAAAGCTGTGGACCAGAGGAACCGAGCCCTGGCCAGCCTGAACCAGGTGATGAACGTGAGCGCGGCGCTGCTCTCCAGCCAGGAGGGCCACAAGCCCATCGCCTGCACCGTCACTGCCAACtggagctgcctcctgctccaggaCACCGTCACCATCTCCTGCTTGCTGGAGAACTGCAGCGAgtacagcctggaggagggcTGGACCCTCtgtgtccagctcctggccagccCCTGTGCCTTAGAGGAGGAATCCATGGATTCGGCCACCACCTTCACCTTCCCCATTGaccagctgctccctggcaaCAAGCGGGAGCTGACGCTGCCCCTCGGCCCCGCTGCCGACACCAAGCTGGACCTGCCTCTGACCATCTCCTGTGCCCTCTACTACAGTTTGAGGGATAttttgggcagtggctccgACTCCTCCGAGGACCTGGATGACTTCCTGCCCGACGACTCGCCCCTGCTGTCCCCGGACAGGGAAGGCATCTGCCTGCCCCTCAGCCAATGCACCATTGACATGCTCCAGTGCCTCCGTTTCGGGAGCAGCCCCCCCGGGCCCAGCGCCCCCCCTGCCCCCTCAGACCCTGTGGAGACCTTCCTCAAAGTGTCCCGGGAACAGACTGAGCCCGAGGAGGGGAAAAGCCCGGCAGAGGAGAGCCTGCCCCCCTCGGCAGCGTCCATCCGGGTGTCCTCGGAGCTGCTGAAAAGCGCTCTCAAAACCTCGGAAACAG ATGTCCCACTTTGCTGTGCCACCCTGCGCTGGCTGCTGGCTGAGAACCCCGGGGCCGAGGCGCTGAGCACGGAGGTGGCATCGGTGTGTGGCACGGCACCCGACGGTGCCCACGTCCAGCTGCTCGTCACAGAG GTGGCCATGAATGACCTGAGCCCTGCAGGTCCCATCCAGGCTGTGGAGATCCTGATGGAGAGCCCATCCCTGGCCCACATGTGCAGGACACACCACGCCGTCATCCGGCGCATACAG gcgCTGGTGCTGGAGCAGGCGGCGCAGGGCTCGGGCCCCCCCGACCTCCGCATGCAGTACCTGCGTCAGATCCAGGCCAACCACGAG ATGCTGCTGAAGGAGGCGCAGACCCTCCGGGACCAGCCCAGCCCGGGCGGGGagggggctgagggctctgccacGGCCACCGAGAAGCTCCTGAACATCTACCGGCAGCTGCGGAACCCCAGCCTGGTCCTGCTGTGA